The DNA segment aaacaTTGCTTTCGCTGTAAAAAACAGAGGTTATGTGGACCCCCTGGAATGACAATGGATTGGCAAAGTGCACCTGCAAGTCCTAGTTCATTCACTGTTAAGAGGATATTGCGCTTGGAAATTCCAGTAGATACATATCCCAACGTAAGCTTTTATGCAAAGGCTAGTTATTCGAACTCGTTTGATAACTTAATCAGACAGctgtttttatcttttctggAACTGAAGAATCTACCATCTTTAAGTAATAAAAGTATGTTTCTCATTATTGCATCAGTTTAATTTTGTTGGAAGGCTTCTGGGGCCTAGAGGAAATTCTTTGAAACGTGTAGAAGCTACTACTGGTTGTCGCGTGTACATTAGAGGAAAAGGATCAATAAAGGATCCAGACAAGGTAATGAAGATAAGCATAATTTTCTAGGTCTTATTTGCAAATTCTCTAAAAAGTATGGTGGTGCATTCATGACTGATCTATACACTCAATCGTACTTGTATCCACTGagattacttttatttttcaatctaAGGAGGAGAAATTAAGAGGAAGACCAGGCTATGAGCATCTCAATGAACCACTACACATTTTGATTGAGGCTGACTTACCTGCCAATGTTGTTGAAATAAGGCTCAGGCAGGCTCAGGAAATTATTGAAGAACTGCTCAAGCCTGTGGTATGCTCATTCACCCTATATCTCTATCTATCTGTTATGCAGAGTGTACTAACTGCTGTTTAACTTCACTTTTCCGAACAGAGAACATAAAGAGGCCTCTTATCTCTATTGTTCTTAACTCCTAATTTGGATAGTTAATTTCTCTGCATATCCCACCATTTAATTGTTTGATGTGATGAAGAGCAGTATACATGCCAGATTTTAGTAAAGTAGGTGAGTTGATAACAATTGATTTCTGAAGCCAGCATATTTAATACATCACAGGTACCATACAATATGGGTACATGGATATGGGAAATCCATAAGAATTCATGATATAGCATGGCCTAGATACATTTACAAGaatttatttgaaaagaaatattttatgcAGAGTATTGTATTTGTCATGACACGAGACATTGATCACTTCTCCTTCATGCGCATCCATATTAGTTGATTATCACAATTTGCCAAAAAAAAGGATTCTGTGTGATCTTACAAGAAAGTGTAGCTACCTCTTTGTACTGTtatgtcaaaatatatttttccctCATAAACAACAACTACAACAAAGCTTTATCCCTCTGGGTGAGATTGCATATGGATCACACATTCGACTCGTCAAAGTCTACGTGATCCTGTGTTATACTGCTGAGTTAGTTGCCAAATGGTTAACACAACCTTATCTGAGCTTGCAACAGGCTGAGACCATAGGTGGCCTTTCTTTACCTTACCCTTATAAACATGTTACAGAAAAAGGTTGTTCAAAGTAGTAGTAGCTTGTAAGATAGGAGAAAAGAAGCATTAGGGGATATTAAAACATAGTtgttctaattttaaaaaaatctggGTATTGTATGCTGGCATATTGGTATTGGTATTGGGTATACATAGGACATTTTCCACCTTCATTTATTTTCGCAAATATCTTGCACTTTGCAAGAGTCAAATCCATGTTGGTTGATTTGTTAGGATTCTATTGGAAATTTGATTATTTAcacttttcttttccttgtttccTATCAATGATTCTGTCAAAATTACTCCTAACTGTAATGTAAGTGGCCTTAAACTCTCCACATGTGGAGAACATCTTAAAACACTGTAGATCTGTTTTATTCTTTTCTGCACACCCATTTTATTCATGGAAACAAAGAGCACAGAAATTTTGTGATGGATATGAATTTTGATATGCAGGAGGAGTCACAGGACTATATCAAGAGGCAGCAGTTGCGTGAACTAGCTATGCTGAATTCAAATTTCAGAGAAGAGAGTCCCGGGCCAAGTGGTAGTGTGTCCCCATTCAACTCTAGTGGAATGAAACGTGCAAAGACGGGTCGCTGAAAGTTGTCCTTGGTTGATGGCGTAGATGATGAGTATTGTGGTCCTCCAGCTATTGATTGCTGGGAATATCTTCCAGTACATGTCTCATTCAGTGCAAGCTATGAAAGAATATGCTAACAATTCTTGCTGGTTAGCactctgctggtttttcctccCCCTTTGTCCCTACCTTTTTCTTCCTGAACAGACAGGAGACAAAGCTGGAATGAGGAacttttaaaagagaaaaattataTAGTTGGGGGTATTGAGAATAGGTTTGTTCAGACCAACCCTTTTTTTTTCCCTTGCAAACTTAATACATTCATTGAATTTATTCTTGCGTCAGTTACTTTTGAGAAGTGTGGAATATATACATGTCATGGTTGGTGGTGCTCAAGTTCTAGGTCCAAGACAAGTGTTTATTGGCATGTGACACTGTCAAAGTCTCAtggtattttaatatttatcataAGTTAGCATAGGGTGGATTCTTTTTAGTTGTTTGTCACAGGCATTTGTTTTCTCTTCGGAGGGCTATGCACTGTAGTTGGATGCATGTCAGATAAACTTCTTACCATGTACCATTAAAAGAACAAATGTGGTATTTGTTTATATAGAATGGTACATATAAATCTTCTGCAACGTTTTTCATTTTGGCATATACATTTCTCTTGCTCCTTTCTATTGCTGTCAAAATCAAAACCTTTTCACAATGAATTCTGCATTGGCCTATTAAGAAATGTGGCTTTGAGCTGAACTGATGGATATTTTGAAGGGTCTGAAACTTCACTTGGAGCATTAGTATCTGCCAAGTTGAGATGTTAGACATAACCTCTCTGTTGCTAATCATATGGTCAGTGAAGTGTATTTGAAGTTGGTCACAGCTTAATGGGGAGGTAGGTAATGCCTGTGATGTGACATTTTTTTCTCTTGTCTTCATTTTCTTGGTCTCTGGAATTGTTTTCATCAAATCATAGACAAAAGTTTATCtcttaaacaaacaaaaaaaaatctttaacttTTAACAAAAGTGAATATCATGTTTTGGTTTACACAACTTTTTACACATTTTTGAACCCATGTAACTTTCACAGACAATTTGAACTGTTTTTTCCGACTTATTTATCCTCTAATTGTGTAACTTCAGAAAATTACTATCAATTTTTTTCCTCTAGTGTTAATAAACAAAGTTTAAGACTTAAATTGCCATTTTCTATACAAGTTTTATGTAATATTGAAATAGTTGGTGAGGGGTCAAATCAGAACTTATGACGACCAATTTCAAGGCATTACTATTTCTAAAAGGGTTACGCATTTCACATTTATTGTTCATAATAAATACGAGAAATTCACATAAAGCCTCCACAAAATTCACCATTACGACCATGAAAGATACCATAACTTGTGGAACTTACCAATCTTTTAACCTAAActttaactcaattttataaaatttaaaaaatcttcaaaaatttgaaaatttgtatATTTACTGGTGTATtatgaaaattgaaaatttatatttacttatatattatattataaaacatttttattaattaatgtttaGGATTTTCAATACACTTTTTCATGCTGACATATCAACTCTTACATGATATTATATACTTATGTTGTTGATAGACTTTTgttggaatatatttttaaattattctaatattatattaaaaataaactttaaacttaatttaatttaattttataaaatctattcataataatatactatgaaatatacTTAATCTATGTGTCAACCCAAtgtttgaaaaactaaaaatattattgttacgAATAAACCAAAAATCACCTGAAGCACGTTGTTTAGAGTCGCGGTTGCCAAATTCCTTATCTTATTATTGCATTTCTGCTTTACAAAGTCAATAGTGGAATCCAcaaagtaaattaaaaaatctatattatgacttttgaaataaaaatatccttaatgtaaaaatgaaacaaaagaaaagaaaagaaaattaaagtgaaaagtagtgttttttttgaaaaaaaaaaatgaagaaagcaTAATGTTTGGAAATAATTGTATccatttaaaagaataaaatatagaCTATAATCATATAATTCCAGCTAGTATCAAATTgcctttaaaaaataaaataaaattaaacatacaAGTTACATATAAAAAATGCATCATGTATTAGacattgttatttttaaaaaaagggaCATAATGAAACATGTAAAGAAATAATCAATTGTATCctttcaaaaaatataatatgatgAATTTGACTTAATCAATTATGAAATATGTATAATGGATTATATAGACATgtagtaaataaaaatatattatcaattataaaatgaatatatatatatatatatatgtggtaatgtaattataagaaaataataaatatcttaTTTGTTTATGGTTTGAATAAAGTTTGATGAACTCCAATACTTTATATTTAGTGAAGATTTGGAGAATGATTTATGTTTTTTCTTCCTTATTTTTTACTAGAAAATGGTGTTTATAGTGTTTCCATCATAAGAATCCATATCTAAACTTCAAAAGTGTGTCTACACTTATGTACTCAATTttaggttgtgtttggattgtaTAATAGATTCGTGGGAGagggaaaaaaaatgaatttgtgaGAATTTGAGAATGTGTGAGATTGTTTAGATTGAGAGATGTTACAGTGGATTTGTCAGGAtgatttattgaagtttgtgaatGATTTGATAATTggtagaaaatttaaaaattattttaaaaatataaaatgtaagtttacaaatttatctttgttattaaaaaatatttaaataatgaattatgatattttctttttgtaattttgagttaattaagtttttgtaatatataataccataattgtcattaatttttaatgaaaataaaaatatgatacaaaataattttgtatttaattgaaataatattattaaatatattaaaatttataaaaataataataataattatacatattttttatttatataattatatatgttttttaatattataattttattttattattttcattatttataattatacgttgttattaatagtattattaaatatttttgtttcataattttttgtaatatttaatatattaattttgtatattgtatatataattatattaataattataataataataaaaataattaatattattaataatttgaataattaatatattttaaaaataatgtatgatttaaaaatagtggtaatatatatatatatatatataattttgtagtGATTGCATGAAGTAtgtgaataaaattattaaagtttACGTGATACCCTCTACCGTATCTAAGTTTACGTGATATCTTCTACAATATCTCTATACCATAGAAGATTGGAAAATGTAGTCTTTCTCTTTCTCATAACCTCTCTAAATCTATAGAACCAAACATCTTTTTCACTTATTCCACCAACCCCACAAATAAGGTTTTCCATTTTCTTTctataatatcaaattttatcttataaacaTATATATGTCCAAACATTTATCAATTTAGTCTGTATTTTGAGATTGTTGTAGTGTCATCAATTTGTTTTCAACTGCCAATAAGTATTATCTTCATTTTATTGCTTTCATAATCATACCTCAAATCACTTTACAATTTCTTTTAATGGAAATACCTTTAACCcccttctattttttttattggaaatATAATAAGTAATATGAGTtaataagagtttttttttttttatcttttctctcACAGTATCTCCTATCTCTTCGAGATTATTTTTAGATATTTATAATGaattaaaagtgaaaaaaataaaataattgaaaaacttaattacaaaaatttaagATTAAAGAGTTGAATATACtctcaaaatattaaataagagaGTAAATGTTATAGTTACtaaaaaatgaaacataattaagcATATTTGTATCATCTCAAGTCCCAATATACTATGTTTTAATAAATCACACAAAAATAGTTTTACTTTATTCATATTCGTATATTTTAATCTtgatttaaatatgtttttagccataataataatataaatttataaatatagttCAAATACATCAAtgatacaaaatatattttacactattatttaaatataaaatatcgtGAAGGTTAAAATtactgtttttataataatattaatttaaaaattattttaagataattataGTTTATAAACTGTATAATCTTatctgaaaataaaaatgtatggaaaatggattttatttttattacataagtttaaattttatatatgagTATActcttttatattaataattaaccAAAAGTAGTTATTAatgcaattttaaaaataactattataaaaattaagaaaatttacaaaagaaataagtttGCAGTATTTACTCTTATTCCactatttcaaattaaaaagaatatgTATTCTATATCCTaaaaagaacataaaaaaaaacatatacactttattactaatttatgttttcttGTACAAATCGAAGTATAAAAGTGATTTTCCCATTTCACAAACCCTGCTTCACTCCAAATTCcaataagaaataaattacCCTAATGTGGTGTGCTGTCTCTTACTTCTAATTTCTTCAACTATTACCTAATTAAAAAGGGGGTTTTCGCTGaaggtttaagctttgttcttcTCATTCTGTTCAGCTGCCATCATTTATTCTCTCACCAAACCACCTTCCAGATCCAGGTAAGACCTACTGATCGCAGCACTCTTTGAAAAATCTGATTTTGTTTTCAaagttcatatttttttttatgtatattcctcttctcatggttatgaaTGATCTGCTGCTGTGATCATGAATAAATGAGGCAAGATTCATTCGTTTGATCttccaaagtttttttttctttgatttttcatCTTTTACAGGTCAAATG comes from the Phaseolus vulgaris cultivar G19833 chromosome 8, P. vulgaris v2.0, whole genome shotgun sequence genome and includes:
- the LOC137824303 gene encoding KH domain-containing protein At2g38610-like; translated protein: MSGLYNPNFSPARAASPQIRSNPDVDSQYLSELLAEHQKLGPFMQALPICSRLLNQEILRVSGMLSNQGFGDFDRLRHRSPSPMASSNLMSNVSGTGLGGWNSLQQERLCGPPGMTMDWQSAPASPSSFTVKRILRLEIPVDTYPNFNFVGRLLGPRGNSLKRVEATTGCRVYIRGKGSIKDPDKEEKLRGRPGYEHLNEPLHILIEADLPANVVEIRLRQAQEIIEELLKPVEESQDYIKRQQLRELAMLNSNFREESPGPSGSVSPFNSSGMKRAKTGR